In Phyllostomus discolor isolate MPI-MPIP mPhyDis1 chromosome 3, mPhyDis1.pri.v3, whole genome shotgun sequence, a single genomic region encodes these proteins:
- the NAIF1 gene encoding nuclear apoptosis-inducing factor 1: MAVPAKKRKMNFSEREVEIIVEELELKKHLLVNHFNAGVPLAAKSAAWHSILRRVNAVATCRRELPEVKKKWSDLKTEVRRKVAQVRAAVEGGEAPGPTEEDAAGGPGTGGSSSGGGPAVAPVLLTPMQQRICNLLGEATIISLPSTTEIHPVALGPPATAAAATVTLTQIPTETTYHTLEEGVVEYCTAEAPPPLPAEAPVEMITQHADPSVKPQALKSRIALNSAKLIQEQRVTNLHVKEIAQHLEQQNDLLQMIRRSQEVQACAQERQAQAMEGTQAALSVLIQVLRPMIKDFRRYLQSNTPNPAPASDPGQMAQNGQPDSIIQ, encoded by the exons ATGGCTGTCCCAGCCAAGAAGAGGAAGATGAACTTCTCTGAGCGAGAGGTGGAGATCATCGTGGAGGAGCTGGAACTGAAGAAGCACCTGCTGGTGAACCACTTCAACGCCGGGGTCCCTCTGGCTGCCAAGAGCGCGGCCTGGCACAGCATCCTGAGAAGGGTTAACGCTGTGGCCACCTGCCGCAGAGAGCTGCCCGAGGTCAAGAAGAAGTGGTCTGACCTCAAGACCGAGGTCCGTCGCAAGGTTGCCCAGGTCCGGGCAGCTGTGGAGGGTGGTGAGGCCCCAGGGCCCACTGAGGAAGATGCAGCTGGTGGGCCAGGGACAGGTGGTAGCAGTAGTGGCGGTGGCCCAGCTGTAGCCCCGGTACTGCTCACCCCCATGCAACAGCGCATCTGCAATCTGCTGGGCGAGGCCACCATCATCAGCCTGCCCAGTACCACAGAGATCCACCCCGTGGCCCTCGGACCCCCGGCTACTGCAGCCGCAGCCACGGTCACCCTGACACAGA TCCCCACGGAGACCACCTATCACACGCTGGAAGAGGGGGTGGTGGAGTACTGCACGGCGgaggcccccccgcccctgccggcGGAGGCCCCCGTGGAGATGATCACCCAGCACGCCGACCCCTCAGTCAAGCCGCAGGCGCTCAAGAGCCGCATCGCCCTCAACTCGGCCAAGCTGATCCAGGAGCAGCGCGTCACCAACCTGCACGTGAAGGAGATCGCCCAGCACCTGGAGCAGCAGAACGACCTGCTGCAGATGATCCGCCGATCGCAGGAGGTGCAGGCCTGCGCCCAGGAGCGCCAGGCCCAGGCCATGGAGGGCACCCAGGCGGCCCTGAGCGTCCTCATCCAGGTCCTCCGGCCCATGATCAAGGACTTCCGCCGCTACCTGCAGAGCAACACGCCCAACCCTGCCCCCGCCTCGGACCCTGGACAGATGGCCCAGAATGGGCAGCCAGACAGCATCATCCAGTGA